In the genome of Lactuca sativa cultivar Salinas chromosome 3, Lsat_Salinas_v11, whole genome shotgun sequence, the window ACGAGTAGAAAGGTAGAATCAGCTTTCTCAAAAGAAAGAACAAGAATATCAAATTCGCCTTTTTCCACTTGGATATCTGCAAAACAAAGAATACGAATATTAGGCCCCAAATTCATTGTTAAACCTATTTGTTACTGCAACCTAAAAAGTTGGACCAACacaaaaagacataaatgcccttgaTTACACACCATACTAAATTACTAATTTCTTTCAATAAGACCCAAAAACATAGAACTAGGTGTGTCATACACTCTTTATGTATAAAACTGGTGAATGTCTTCTCACATGGACAATCTCTAGTGTCATACCAATAACTCTCTATATCTAACATGTTATCTTTTAAAGGTGTTCAAAATTTTTatagattttattaatataatgtTAGACATCGATTTTGAAGATATTATCAGTGATTTTGCATCTCAAAAAGTCAGAAGAAGTATTTTTCTttaaatatatgaatttttataatcgaaaatattatatttaaaagctagtataagtattttttttttttcggttATTGAGTTAATATAGAAACAGTTGATgaaatttatgtattttaaatgcatTTTTTTCTCTTACGTCCTGAGTCCAAAATGTGTTTGGAACGATCCTGACTATAGACAGTTTCATCTGTCTTTACTCAACTACAAAACATGGTATTATCCAAAGTCTGTTTGGAACGACCCTCATTATAGACAGTTTCATCTGTCATTACTCTACTACAAAACATGGTATCAGAGTCGGCTAGACGCAATTTTATTTGTCTCTACTCTACTGCaaaacatggtatcagagcaagagcaAGCTAGACACAGTGCAAAAGGAAAGAGACAAAGACAAACCTTGGACTTGAGGATTGCGGGGAGGCAAAGTCTAAAGAGTTGCATAGGACCCGAATGCCATCGATGTTGTTGTTTCTTGTAAGCTTCATAAGATTCAGGCAATTCACAAAGGACTTTGACATCATTAAGATAAATAAATTTCCACCCGTTTAAATGTGCACGAACCGCAATGTCCATGTCTTCAACTGTCGTTCTTTCGAGCCACCCACCGGATTCTTCCAAAGCCTTGATCCGCCACACGCCAGCTGTCCCATTGAACCCAAAGAAACTTAGAAAATGACTATTCACTTGTTGTTCAACCTCAAAATGGAAGCACAAATTTATGTTTTGTAGCCTTGTGAGTAAATTCTCATCTTTGTTCACAAATGACCACCTTGCTTGAACTAGACCCACATCCGGTTTTCCCTGAAATTATCACCCATCAAAAAAGTTAGCAAAATTGAACACTTTTTTTAAAATAGTACACAGAAATATTCTTGCATAAAGTGATTTAAAAAGTTGTAAGAATACGAATACATATTGTGCGAAACCCTAATTGACACATTTTTTCGGTAAACTCGACACCTTTATAACAACAAGACTTTCTAAATGGTAAGATGACCCGTTTGACCCATTTGAACCAAAATCAACCCGTTTTTAAGTAAACGGGTTAAAATTTACGCGTTTTAATATTCTTGGTCATTAGAAAGAGAAAATAGTTGCTATAAATAGTAAGAGTACCCATTCAACCGATTCGAATCATTTTTTATTaacttttagaaataaaaaatTACACAAACCGACCGATTTTAAGTGATTGGGTCGAAGTTGTTGCCTTTTAAATTTCTTGATCACATAAAAAAGGGAAAACTTTCTATAAATAGTAAGAGTGATTGAGTTCTTGTTACCTGAAAGTGAGGAACTGTGAGTTGAAGGAAATCTGGATTTGGCTGAAAATCTGCATCCAAAATCGCAACGAATTCGTAATTTTTTACATAATCACAAGACATAGCTGAGTGAAGGTTTCCAGCTTTGTAGCCTGTTCTTATGAATCTATGTCTGTAAATTATGTTAACTCCTTTTTCACTCCATATATTCACTTCATTTCTGATCAAAATCTGTAAAAGTTCATCACTTGAATCATCCAAAACTTGAATCAAGATTCTGTCTTTTGGCCAATCCAGTTGACAAGCAGATGCAATCGATTGTTGATACACCttcaattaaaaacaaaaaaaaaaatccaccGAAAATTAGCTTAGTATGATATTGaaataatgatttattttttaataaagtGTAGGTGTTTGGATGTGCGctgtaaaataataataataataataataataataataataataataataataatattgaatAATTGGAATCATATAACGTGGGTGCAATGTTTTAAAGTGTAATTATTTATATCGTCGTTATCTGAGGGGTATATGAGTAATTTAACTGAATATTTAAACCTTATTTGAAAAATAATCATAAATTACCCGAACATTGCAATCCAAACATATAATCTTTTTCAAAATATATGTCCAAACATCATAGAATTTGTaaccattttgaaaaaaaaaaatgaccattttaaatTGTTCTATTTATATAAATGGGTAGAAATTTACTGAGTGTAAATAGTAATAAATAGTTAAACACATGAAAGATGAATGAGAAATTGGGATTGATTTGTTACCTCTCTTTCATTGCACATGGGGATCTGAACAAGAACCATGGGGAAACTGGAAGCATCTTCGATGTCATAAGCTTCGCCATCAATTGTCGGTTTTATGTTCCTGAACTTGATCCAAAAACACCCAAGTCCCAGTATGAATCGATCAAGCGATTGAATCATGAAAAGAACAACACAGAATTGAGATAGCATCATAATCGAGGGAGCAATATATTCAGCTCTGAATGATACCCAACCCATATACGACCAATGAAACAGTCCCATGACTTCTGTGGGGTGGAATTCATGAATGAAATTCAAATCCCAGTTCTGAAAATAAGCAACGAATTCGATACACAAAGAAATAATCGAAATGGCAAGAAAAACTCTGATGAATCTGTAGATTAATCGTTCTTTGTATTGAACTTCATCTCTTCCATTATCTGCTAACGCAATTCGTTTTTTCACAGAAACCAAAGTTTTCGAAAACCCCATTGCGATCCATGGAAAGAAAGAAAGTACTCTATGAGCTTTTAGCAAAAGCGTCCATGAAAACTGCTTTGTGCTTGCTGTTTTCTGCTTTTCGAGAAACACAGATGTGTCTGAATCATTAACTTCCACCAACGAAATATTGCTTGATTTGTCTATTGTGACTACCACAGAGCTTGGTGCCATTGGATTTAAGAGCCAAAATTGATCAGAACCCCCAAGAAATGAAAAAATCGAAAAGGGGGTTTAGGGTTAGTGAAATTGGGAACTCATGAATGAAGCTTTTCGTGGTCAATTTGGATCTTGGAAGTGGAAATCGGAAATCGTAAATTGGAAATTGGAAATTGGAAAAGGGGAAATCGTTTTCTGAGAGAGGAATTGAAGGGTTAGTGAAGCCTTGCGAGTTTAATTGTGGAAGTGTGTATTAATAATAATGTTAGATGAATGTGACAAAGGAAGATGGCATCAAATTTTGGTCAACTCAGTGTGTTCTCAATCAGATGTGCTGTAAACATAAGATGTAAATACACGTCTTCCAATTATTCTtctataaaagttttttttttttttccttattcAAATTCTGGAATATTTTGAATCTGAgttactaataaaatatttaagttaaTTTATAGTTGTTCTGGATTCGAGATTTATAATTGATGTCAAATTAGTAACATTTAAAATGGTGTGTGAACAATTtcagaaataataatattatgtgAAGAGGAACGATTTTAATTATTGATTTAAATTTACAAACAATAATATTGTGAAAAACTTCAACAAGTTAGAtgtaaaatataaacaaaaaaagaaattgTTTGAATGTGAATAAAACCAGTAGTTTATTGCCTTcatcggtcataagggtaaaatatgaacagttttaatagttcagtgacaaatagaaaatgaaaaaaaaagtttagtgactaaatgtaaacaaatttgaaagttcgtttccctttCAAAAAAGTTCAAGAACTAAATGTGAATAAACTTTTCTTTTGTATTATGGTTTAGCAAATTATGTATTTTTATTGAACTTtaacaacatttgttgatgaagaaatttatggaaaaaaaaaacaaaacaaaacaccgAAAAATGTATAAAAACGAAAAACGAAACCAACGTTATATGTATAAGTTCTATGTTATGAAACTAtgtaatattatatgtataaaaattatCATGTATGAATTTTGTGTTATAAAATTATGCAACATATAAATTGGTATACATTAAACCATAAATATTGTCTATAAAAAATTACATACATACATTGATACATTATATATTTTGTTATACTCCATGTATTAAGAtacatcatattaatatatttactATTAAAAAGGGTATTGAAAATGAAAGTCAAGTTGTTtggaatttagacatttttaatttATCCGGACAATTGATTTATATTCGAGATTGTATTTTCTTAAAAAGTTTGAATAATTATTGAAATTTATGATTATTTAACTAGACATATAGAGTAAAGTAAAAACGTTAACATGTTTCATGAAGTGTTGCGCCCAAACCACTCCATCCATATttccttaaaaaaatatttttttttagaaaaaaatagcTATATATTCAACAATTAAAACGAcgctattttttttctttcaaagaaGTCACTCATAATTTTAAAAGGTTTTAGAAAAAACAATTCATATTTAAAtaactattaaaaaaataaagtttttaattttttttcttcagaATACAACGTAATTTCTGACCATGAACACAATTTCTTAATAATTATGGGTGAGAATggtttatttttttgttaaaccaaaattaaattggaaattttgattttttattttgaaaaatgacAAACCATTATTGTAGTCTAAAATGCCAAGATTAATAGTATGCTAGTATTTTTCcatttaaaatttgaatcatgcaagtttaaatcgCCATACTTGTTAGTTTAAATGGGAATCCCATaaatcttatgtttgttaataccctatgtgagttattataaccatactatgactcagTTGGCCTTatacacgacgttcttcaggcgtcggaaagttaatgacatttgtcaccccatacgtgttggtctagctgttgcatgcaactAAGGTGTGGGTTtttcaaacccaatatagatctatacacaactatcacgttctccctacaagagattctggttataattaaAGGACTTTTGTTGCGCTACTTGAAAGTAACGtaaagcgaatgtctcacaaatttatttattaacagatttatgtaatgtaataatgaaaaccctttttgtagaAATGTATTCTGTTGTATTGTATATGtaacataaattatacctattatagtttatccaaatgttTGTAGTGTGTAGTATTCACTTTCTATATTAGTATAATGTATATAACAAAACGATTCTAGGTTTACCATGCTTCATAATGCAATAATTGTAATGATAAAGAATTCTTACAATTTAGTGAACATTTTTTTGTAACATAAATGTATCCAAACAGAAAATTCATGCAAAATATGAAGATATCAAGGTattacactttgctcaacaagttacaaagtGTTAATAAAGTTGTAATCTGTGAACTTGTTTTTACCATTTCTGCACTGATTTAAAAAATCACAGAAAATTCATACGAGATCGAAAACTAGAtctgtaaactctgagagtttaaaaaaagtgtctagtttgttcacaatttttattatgatttttagaagtctttAACTGGTGTGAAaacgttcatattcacagactagtCCAAATTCATAGCTACAGTGATagacaattttgtaaaaatcaccataaattgtagaaacgcATATGgacatgtgcaagtagtcattttaaaggtatgaacctgaactatttgcacctaatacagttttgaaaactaaaaagtttaagatgttcaaaacagttcgtgaatgaATATTAAGTTTTCTGTTGAAAGCTGTTGTTTGAGTTTAGTTATGttgttggtgttttaacttgtatacgccccctaaaacttgaagaaaacatgaaaatgtgggggtatgaactcaccttttatgatttcagtggatggatgttgaagaacAGAAGtcttcaactcaagaacacttagaagattgcttgaagattcaaagttctaacacaaatatgatgaaGTTTGTGTAACGAATCTATGATTGGAGTAGAAAGAGGTGGATTAATCATATGAAGGATGATTTTACTAACTAAAATTAGATGAAGAACTTGAAAATCAGCCTTGGAATCTTGAAATTTAGAAAGAGAAGTAAGAGAGAATGGAGTTTGTTCTTTGGTGGAGAAGAAGTGAAATGGGAAGAGAGATGAGGATTTCCAGCTTTTGTTCAAGAGTATGGATGGAATAATGGTGGGAAAAAGGACAATGATTGACTAGGTATGGAGGAATAGTGGCTGGGTATGTCCCTGGAATGAgtgtgggaggttgcttgtgttcTTGTACAaaggataagtcaacactccacctaaatAACTTACCCTccatattttattcttaattaaagaTTTCCATAAAAATGCGCTTAGATTATGGAAATATggggtcttatatgtcaaaaatataagtttaggtgaaaatcccgcgttagaatcacgaaaaacgggcttaaaacgtgaAAATGGTCAAAAACCGGGAAAACACGCgaaaatctgaagtttgggccGGAGGTTCGGTCCCTGGGGCTTAGAACCGAACGTAGATGGGAGTCGAGAGGAGGGTTCCGTCGCTGGAGAGGAACCGAGAGAGGGGTTCGGTTGGTGTACTGGAACCGAGAGGATGGCTCGGTCCGAGCAGTCTCGCAGCGGCTTGAGGAGAAGCGAAGGAGAAGGTGGGGGGGAGGCGGAGGCGAGGCTTGGTTCTGGCTTATGCGAGGTTCGGATCTAGCAGTGCTTGGTTCTTGACAGGCTCGGTTCCAAGGGTGTTCGACTCCTTagggggtttcggctccttaggGAGGTTTCGGTTCCTTAGGGTCTCGCCTCTAAAGGAGGttcgtgttggattaggtgtctaagcccataactataattggtatgtacttgaattgatagcagcacagtccttttgggttgccctcaaacctagcaaccggacaaggaaattatgaaaggagagatgttaatttattataagattaataaattaatataaatgaatttattaatatattaaaagattaatatgttaattagaaatcattatgtttaattaatatttaaccagaaattaattagaattaattttagggttaaaagaattaattttaaggtgcagggactagtttgcaattatctaatagttgagtggaaggctctagaaccccattggaagagggtggacgaaatctttaggggaaaccctaataatttcgtccataggggcttggataaggcccttgggttttcttaggccctaagcaaaggataactagggtttcccctaaaccctaaatccctcAGCTatttaaggagcctcctggttcacattttggtcacccttttcttttgaagaaaccctaaggccgagattttgcatactccctctaccctctctctcttctactttccttcttgctagtttgggtgtgattccattagaggcattacacttgtggtgctaagtttccaagaagatcaaaatcaagatcaagggaattgtcaattgtttactataacaattgaaaggtatgtactcctaaccctagtttgttaatgTCAATATTAGCctcctcctctagggttcttgttttgcaattcaaagttatatgttcaatagttaaaacatagatccaaagtaggttgcatgtgaacttaggaattgttttctagtttatttgttttacctaaaacccatcagttcggTCCTAAGAGGTTTCGACTCTAAGAGGCTGTTTTTCGCGTTAACTCTCCGTTTTGCGTAGTTTTTGgctaagttaagggtcgggatgactcgGATGAccataaaaagttgagagagattttaagagagatttgggagagatttcacatacatggagagatttgggagagatttcacatacttagagagatttgggagaggtttcacatacttagagagatttgggagagatttcacatacatggagagatttaggagagatttcacatacatggagacatttaggagagagagagatagacagggagagattgagagagagagactttGTTTGTGACCTTTTTAGGTGTTTAGCTTTGCAACGTAAGGTTCGTACACCCCGTTAAGCTTCGTTATGATAGTTAGATGCCCCCGAAGGGTATAGAATAATGTTTTATCGAATAGTTTCATCACTTACCcctattagggtttagaatttctgaacgaataaactttccaagtgatgacttcttattaaaatagtgagttgtacAATAGTAACATAGTGTAagccctaatatacaagggttagatgagttgaccggCTAACTTTGGCTGAATTTGACTTgatcggaaattgacggttgttacAGATGGCATTACACCTTTTGCTTGGAACTCGCGACTTGCTCCACAAACTAAAAGATTCTCCACTTTCCTCATCGTCTCCTAGAATATAGTCCCTACACGAATACACTCGTGATTCCCTAACGCGAGTTCCCACCAAAAGCCCACTCGAAAATGCCACTAACAATCTTGTCGAAGACCCTTCTCTACAACTGATTAGAATCCAATAATGAATCTACCCCCAGTTCCAGACTAGAGACACTACCAGAAACATGCGGAAAATGATCTTAAATACACAGATCGCGAACCTCACTCAAAACTAAACCATATGGCGCACGAAACCCTAATACACTTGACCCTTGACATGCCATTACCAACCACTGGATTGATGACCATAGATGTTCAGACCCAAAAAAATTCACATGATACCACAAACTCTTATCAGCTCAGGTGTACCCCTACCTGGGCAACCACTCGATACTATCATAAAGGACTTCATGACTTGAAACCTCCCAACCAATCCCCGACTTGGAATCAAAATCCTTGACAACAGTTTGCGATCCAACGAAAGTAATATGCATACTTCCCATAAATACTTTTTGATACTCCCCATAACCCTTACTGCTCCCATCATCTAATCAACTGATTGAGAATTTTTTCCCAAATTCCCTTTTTCGTCAATCCTAAAAGTACCACCTTGATCGAGACTGAACAAATTCCACCAATATGCATCTAGCTCCCGAAGGCTTCCCGAATGTTGCCAAAAACATGATCCTGCTGAAAACCAAAATTTCACACTCCCTAAGTGGGTAATCATACTCGAGTCCAAGGGGACATAAAGCATAATGGACTTGATGATAGGCTGACACATCCCTTGGACTTTACCCACCACTCCTTGAATCCTTTGGATAACCATTACTGAATGAGAACTCAACGACCTAAAGGTCGAT includes:
- the LOC111900881 gene encoding xyloglucan glycosyltransferase 4, whose protein sequence is MAPSSVVVTIDKSSNISLVEVNDSDTSVFLEKQKTASTKQFSWTLLLKAHRVLSFFPWIAMGFSKTLVSVKKRIALADNGRDEVQYKERLIYRFIRVFLAISIISLCIEFVAYFQNWDLNFIHEFHPTEVMGLFHWSYMGWVSFRAEYIAPSIMMLSQFCVVLFMIQSLDRFILGLGCFWIKFRNIKPTIDGEAYDIEDASSFPMVLVQIPMCNEREVYQQSIASACQLDWPKDRILIQVLDDSSDELLQILIRNEVNIWSEKGVNIIYRHRFIRTGYKAGNLHSAMSCDYVKNYEFVAILDADFQPNPDFLQLTVPHFQGKPDVGLVQARWSFVNKDENLLTRLQNINLCFHFEVEQQVNSHFLSFFGFNGTAGVWRIKALEESGGWLERTTVEDMDIAVRAHLNGWKFIYLNDVKVLCELPESYEAYKKQQHRWHSGPMQLFRLCLPAILKSKISKWKKANLIFLFFLLRKLILPFYSFTLFCVILPLTMFIPEAELPIWVICYVPVTMSILNILPAPKAFPFLMPYLLFENTMSVTKFNAMVSGLFQLGSAYEWVVTKKTGRSSESDLLAFAERESKSFNEDKIQRRLSESGLEMLGKLKEQEAPVEPKKKNRIYRKELALAFLLLTAATRSLLSAHGIHFYFLLFQGLSFLVVGLDLIGEQVA